The DNA region TGCCGGCACCTCCTTCGATCTCGACCGCGAGATGACGGCGAAAGCGCTCGGCTTCGACCGCCCGACGGCGAATTCGCTCGATGCCGTCTCCGACCGCGATTTCGTCATGGAGACGCTCGCGGCGGCCTCGATTGCCGCCGTGCATCTGTCGCGCTTCGCCGAGGAGATCGTGATTTGGACCTCGCCGATCGTCGGCCTGGTCAAGCTCACGGACAAGTTCACGACCGGCTCATCGATCATGCCGCAGAAGCGCAATCCGGATGCGGCGGAGCTGGTGCGCGCCAAGGCCGGGCGCATCATCGGCGCGCTCAACGGCATCCTGATCGTCATGAAGGGCCTGCCGCTCGCTTATGCCAAGGACATGCAGGAGGACAAGGAAGGCGCGATGGACGCGCTCTCCGCCCTCTCGCTCGCCATCGCCGCGATGACCGGCATGGTCGCCGACATGGTGCCGGACGAAGCCAAGATGAAGAAGGCCGCGGGCGAGGGCTATGCCACCGCCACCGACCTCGCCGACTGGCTGGTGCGCACGCTCAACATCCCCTTCCGCCAGGCCCACCACATCACCGGCCGCATCGTCGCGCTGGCGTCCGAGAAGGGCGTGCCGCTGCACCGGCTGACGCTCGCCGACATGCAAGGCGTCGAGCCGAAGATCACCGACGACGTGTTCAACGTCCTGTCGGTGACCAATTCGGTGAAGAGCCGCGTGTCCTATGGCGGCACGGCGCCCAAGAATGTGCGCGCGCAGGCCAAGCGCTGGTTGAAGATCCTGGCCAAGTAGAGCGCTTGATATGGCAGAGCCAAGACGCGGGCGCCTCAAGGGTGGCGCCAACACCGAAGCCGAGGCGGAAAAGCTGTCTTTGTCCGAGTTCAACCTGTTGATTGCAGGCGCCGCCTGGCGGTTCGACTCCGTGACCAACTCCAACCTGCGGAAGAATGCCTTCAAACGGCTGGTGTGGCTCGAAACGCAGCGTGAACGGCTCCACGGCATCGAGGCGCCGGAGCGCAAGCTGGCCGCGCGCCAGTCCGGCGACTGAATGAGACGCTATTTCGCCTTTTATCGCGGCTTTGCTAAGATGCCGGCCGTATTCGGAGATCGCAGTTTGTCAGTATCAGACCGTCCCTTCCCGCGCCTCG from Pseudolabrys taiwanensis includes:
- the argH gene encoding argininosuccinate lyase is translated as MSNKMWGGRFASGPDAIMEEINASIDFDRHLYRQDITASKAHAEMLAKQGIIAADDAKSIAHGLDTILSEIEQGKFSFQRALEDIHMNVESRLTDIVGPAAGRLHTARSRNDQVATDFRLWVRDTIDTIDAALAGYQKALATKAAEHAETVMPGFTHLQTAQPVTFGHHLLAYVEMTARDRGRFADARKRLNESPLGSGALAGTSFDLDREMTAKALGFDRPTANSLDAVSDRDFVMETLAAASIAAVHLSRFAEEIVIWTSPIVGLVKLTDKFTTGSSIMPQKRNPDAAELVRAKAGRIIGALNGILIVMKGLPLAYAKDMQEDKEGAMDALSALSLAIAAMTGMVADMVPDEAKMKKAAGEGYATATDLADWLVRTLNIPFRQAHHITGRIVALASEKGVPLHRLTLADMQGVEPKITDDVFNVLSVTNSVKSRVSYGGTAPKNVRAQAKRWLKILAK